From Leptolyngbya sp. 'hensonii', the proteins below share one genomic window:
- a CDS encoding DUF4327 family protein, producing MIQSIQYSLDVIQDEARQLVQKGVVSRQQPIYVLCNYIPAREWGWVESELEKSDFLLRDRIGDLISHENWEND from the coding sequence TACTCCCTAGATGTTATTCAGGATGAGGCCCGTCAGCTTGTTCAGAAAGGAGTAGTCAGTCGCCAGCAACCGATTTATGTTCTCTGCAACTACATTCCAGCCCGTGAGTGGGGTTGGGTAGAATCTGAGCTAGAAAAAAGTGACTTTCTCCTCAGAGATCGCATTGGCGACCTGATCAGTCATGAAAATTGGGAAAACGATTAA
- a CDS encoding cation diffusion facilitator family transporter — protein sequence MTIDQRPTVRRVLIITLVLNLLVMILKAVVGFLTGSLSLLSDALHSVTDSANNILGLVASRFSSPEPDREHPYGHQKYEAVGALGIAAFLGIACFEILSGAIERILYPPTEPLRISAVELWLLLIVLGINIFVAFYERHIGQKIGNAILIADAKHTMSDIWVTITVLAGLLAFWMGGARFPWLQWLDVGLAFPVALLVFSSGWSVLQDNLPWLVDEMAIAPEAIYSIAMKVEGVLNCHEIASRGVVGRQVFIEMHLIVNVTDVETSHQITEEIEAQLLEQYGPARIVIHVEPPRYYSDQISFSQSNPDIPLEES from the coding sequence GTGACCATTGATCAACGCCCTACTGTTCGTCGAGTTCTGATCATTACCCTGGTGCTCAATCTGTTGGTCATGATCTTGAAAGCAGTAGTTGGGTTTTTAACCGGATCTTTAAGCCTGCTCTCTGACGCCCTCCATAGTGTAACGGACAGTGCCAACAATATTCTGGGGCTTGTTGCCAGCCGCTTTTCCTCCCCCGAGCCCGATCGGGAACATCCCTATGGCCATCAAAAATATGAGGCGGTCGGAGCCCTGGGAATTGCTGCCTTTTTGGGGATCGCCTGTTTTGAAATTTTGTCGGGGGCGATCGAGCGGATCTTATATCCTCCCACAGAGCCACTGCGAATTTCTGCGGTGGAACTCTGGCTACTGCTCATTGTTCTGGGCATTAACATTTTTGTTGCTTTCTACGAGCGTCACATCGGGCAAAAAATCGGTAACGCTATTCTGATCGCAGACGCCAAGCATACGATGAGTGATATCTGGGTCACCATCACTGTTCTGGCTGGCCTGCTCGCCTTCTGGATGGGTGGAGCACGCTTTCCCTGGTTGCAATGGTTGGATGTCGGGTTAGCGTTCCCAGTCGCCCTGCTGGTGTTTTCCAGTGGTTGGTCTGTACTGCAGGACAATTTACCCTGGTTAGTGGATGAAATGGCGATCGCCCCAGAAGCTATCTACAGCATTGCGATGAAAGTGGAAGGGGTTTTGAACTGTCATGAAATTGCCTCCCGTGGTGTTGTGGGTCGGCAAGTTTTCATTGAAATGCATCTGATTGTCAATGTCACCGATGTGGAAACTTCCCACCAGATTACGGAAGAAATTGAAGCCCAGTTGCTCGAACAATACGGACCAGCCCGCATTGTCATTCATGTCGAACCCCCGAGATACTACTCGGATCAGATCAGCTTCAGCCAGAGTAACCCTGATATTCCCCTGGAAGAGAGCTAA
- a CDS encoding aminotransferase class V-fold PLP-dependent enzyme produces MMNRPIYLDCHATTPMDDRVLETMLPYFRERFGNPASVSHLYGWEAEAAVTQAREQLAIAIGAEPEEIVFTSGATEANNLAIKGVAEAYFNQGRHIITVQTEHKAVLDPCRYLQSLGFRVTFLPVQADGLLDLADLEQAFCPDTILVSVMAANNEIGVLQPLAEIGARCHDRGVLFHTDAAQAIGKVPLDVATLSIDLMSLTAHKVYGPKGIGALYVRRRNPRVQLAPQLHGGGHERGMRSGTLYTPQIVGFGKAVELALVERVTETQRLTELRDRLWQQIRLDGVRLNGHLTRRLPGNLNVSVDGVDGQALLLGLQPIVAVSSGSACTSAKMSPSHVLKAIGLADELAYASIRFGIGRLNTGPEIDQVASATIATIRSLR; encoded by the coding sequence ATGATGAATCGACCTATTTATCTGGATTGCCACGCGACAACTCCTATGGACGATCGGGTGCTCGAGACCATGCTGCCCTATTTTCGGGAACGGTTTGGCAATCCAGCCAGTGTCTCTCACCTGTATGGCTGGGAAGCAGAGGCAGCAGTGACTCAGGCCCGAGAGCAATTGGCAATCGCGATCGGGGCGGAACCAGAGGAAATTGTCTTCACCAGTGGCGCGACGGAAGCCAATAACCTGGCGATTAAAGGAGTCGCAGAAGCCTATTTCAACCAGGGACGACACATCATTACAGTGCAGACGGAACATAAGGCAGTGCTGGACCCCTGCCGCTATCTTCAGTCCTTGGGCTTCCGGGTAACGTTCCTGCCAGTGCAGGCAGATGGCCTGCTGGATCTGGCGGACCTGGAGCAGGCTTTCTGCCCGGATACGATCCTGGTGTCGGTGATGGCAGCCAACAACGAGATTGGGGTGTTGCAGCCCCTGGCTGAGATCGGAGCCCGCTGCCACGATCGGGGCGTGCTGTTTCACACGGATGCGGCCCAGGCGATCGGCAAGGTGCCTCTGGATGTGGCAACCCTGTCGATCGATCTGATGTCCCTGACAGCTCACAAGGTCTATGGGCCGAAGGGGATTGGAGCACTATACGTGCGGCGGCGCAATCCCAGGGTCCAGCTTGCGCCCCAACTCCATGGCGGGGGCCATGAGCGAGGGATGCGGTCGGGCACCCTCTACACCCCCCAAATTGTGGGCTTTGGCAAAGCGGTAGAACTGGCTCTGGTGGAGCGAGTGACGGAAACTCAACGGTTGACTGAATTGCGCGATCGCCTCTGGCAGCAGATCCGCCTGGATGGAGTGCGGCTGAATGGTCATCTGACTCGGCGGTTGCCGGGAAACCTGAATGTCAGTGTGGATGGGGTGGACGGACAGGCACTATTGCTGGGATTGCAACCGATCGTGGCGGTGTCTTCTGGCTCCGCCTGCACTTCAGCCAAGATGTCTCCGTCCCATGTGTTGAAAGCAATAGGATTGGCTGATGAGCTAGCCTATGCCTCGATTCGGTTTGGGATTGGCCGGTTGAATACAGGCCCGGAGATTGATCAGGTCGCGTCAGCCACAATTGCGACGATTCGATCGCTCCGCTAG
- a CDS encoding M1 family metallopeptidase — protein MLQFNIDADNNGHRSFELPGARPHYNPDRPGQVEHIFLDLALNFSDKSYQGTCSIRLNPVRSGITTLTLDAVNLQIESVLIQDMPQPFDYDGEQLHIHLTEPLQAGKPVILVIPYRVDQPQRGLYFVGPDADYPDKPVQVWTQGEDEDSRYWFPCFDYPGQLATSEIRVRVPRQYLAVSNGELLETQVDGGEKIYHWSQTQVHPTYLMALAVGDFAEIQDEWKGKPVTYYVDKGRMENARRSMGKTPRMIEYFSSAFGYPYPFPKYAQVCVDDFIFGGMENTSATLLTDRCLLDERAALDNRSTESLVAHELAHQWFGDLVVIKHWSHAWLKEGMASYSEVMWTEEEYGVEEAAYYRLNEARNYLSEDSSRYRRPIVTHVYREAIELYDRHLYEKGACVYHMIRAELGDEFFWKAISTFVNDNAHGTVETVDLLRAIEKATGRNLLYLFDQYVFRGGHPDYKVGYSWDGDSNLAKITVTQTHAKEGTNGSRSDLFDLKIPIAFGYVQSDAVGDENHQPELKSFTVRIHEREQSFYFPLDKKPDFISFDQGNHILKTVTLDYPVAELKAQLAHDPDPLARIVAAEALGKKGGLEAVKALAQALKHDRFWGVRAEVSRQLVEVKLDQSFTALVAGLKDPEARVRRAVVESLAAIKTHESYKALKPLVEEGDPSYYVEAAAARAIGAIAASTLGDKPKEEKVLKLLKLVLQERGGWNEMVRSGAIGGLSQMKTSEAALNLILEYTLLGVPQALRLTAIRSLGAISIGQNNVNLERILDRLNELSKETFFLAQVAVVMALGQMETPKAIRILHSLVDQTPDGRVRRIAEEAIQKVQKSVGSDQAVKQLREELDQIKKENQELRSRLESLEAKSK, from the coding sequence ATGTTGCAATTTAATATTGATGCGGACAACAATGGGCATCGCTCTTTTGAGTTGCCTGGTGCCCGGCCTCACTACAATCCCGATCGTCCGGGCCAGGTGGAGCACATCTTTCTAGACCTGGCGCTTAATTTCTCGGACAAGAGCTATCAGGGGACTTGCTCCATTCGGCTCAATCCAGTGCGGAGTGGGATCACAACACTGACACTGGATGCGGTTAACTTACAGATTGAATCTGTTTTGATTCAGGATATGCCGCAGCCGTTTGATTATGACGGAGAGCAATTGCATATTCATCTGACCGAGCCGCTTCAGGCGGGTAAGCCTGTGATCTTGGTCATTCCTTACCGAGTTGATCAGCCCCAAAGAGGTCTCTATTTTGTCGGGCCGGATGCAGATTATCCTGATAAACCCGTTCAAGTTTGGACTCAAGGGGAAGACGAGGACTCACGCTACTGGTTTCCCTGCTTTGACTACCCGGGACAACTGGCCACCTCCGAAATTCGAGTCCGGGTTCCCCGACAATACCTGGCTGTTTCCAATGGTGAACTGCTGGAAACTCAGGTAGATGGGGGAGAAAAAATCTATCACTGGTCTCAGACTCAAGTTCATCCCACCTATCTGATGGCCCTGGCCGTGGGGGACTTTGCTGAGATCCAGGATGAGTGGAAGGGGAAGCCAGTAACCTACTACGTGGATAAGGGCCGGATGGAAAATGCCCGCCGCAGCATGGGTAAAACACCACGGATGATTGAGTATTTCAGCTCGGCTTTTGGCTATCCCTATCCTTTTCCCAAGTATGCCCAGGTCTGTGTGGATGACTTCATTTTCGGGGGCATGGAGAATACCTCTGCCACCCTGCTGACCGATCGTTGCCTGCTGGATGAGCGAGCGGCTCTGGATAACCGCAGCACCGAGAGTCTCGTGGCCCACGAACTCGCCCACCAGTGGTTCGGGGACCTGGTTGTGATTAAGCACTGGTCCCATGCCTGGTTGAAGGAAGGCATGGCCTCCTATTCGGAGGTGATGTGGACAGAAGAGGAATACGGGGTGGAAGAGGCTGCCTACTATCGCCTGAATGAAGCCCGCAACTATCTGAGCGAGGACAGTTCCCGCTATCGGCGTCCGATCGTCACCCATGTCTATCGGGAAGCGATCGAACTCTATGACCGGCACCTATATGAAAAGGGTGCCTGCGTCTACCACATGATTCGGGCCGAGTTGGGAGATGAATTCTTCTGGAAAGCCATTTCAACTTTCGTCAATGACAATGCGCATGGAACCGTGGAAACGGTAGATCTGCTGCGAGCGATCGAAAAAGCAACGGGTCGTAACCTGCTCTACCTGTTTGATCAATATGTGTTCCGAGGCGGACACCCCGACTACAAGGTTGGCTACTCCTGGGATGGAGACAGTAATCTGGCGAAAATCACTGTAACCCAGACCCATGCCAAAGAAGGGACCAACGGCAGTCGGAGTGATCTGTTTGACCTGAAAATTCCGATCGCCTTTGGCTATGTGCAATCGGATGCCGTGGGAGATGAGAATCACCAGCCTGAACTGAAATCCTTCACAGTCCGCATCCATGAGCGGGAACAGAGCTTTTATTTTCCGCTAGACAAAAAACCAGATTTCATCAGTTTCGACCAGGGCAATCACATTCTGAAGACAGTCACGCTGGACTATCCTGTTGCCGAACTGAAAGCCCAGCTGGCCCATGATCCCGATCCCCTGGCCCGAATTGTTGCCGCCGAAGCCCTGGGCAAGAAAGGAGGGCTGGAAGCCGTGAAAGCCTTGGCCCAAGCCTTGAAGCACGATCGGTTTTGGGGCGTGCGCGCAGAAGTGAGTCGTCAACTTGTGGAAGTGAAACTGGATCAATCCTTTACAGCCCTCGTTGCAGGTTTAAAAGATCCCGAAGCCAGGGTTCGTCGGGCCGTCGTAGAGAGTCTGGCAGCCATTAAAACCCATGAGAGTTACAAAGCCCTGAAACCCTTAGTGGAAGAGGGTGATCCCAGCTACTATGTGGAGGCAGCCGCAGCACGGGCGATCGGAGCCATTGCAGCTTCCACCTTAGGAGATAAGCCCAAGGAAGAGAAAGTACTCAAGCTCTTGAAACTGGTGCTCCAAGAGCGTGGAGGTTGGAATGAGATGGTGCGTTCGGGGGCGATCGGAGGTCTCAGTCAGATGAAAACCTCTGAGGCAGCCCTGAACCTGATTTTGGAATACACCCTGTTGGGTGTCCCTCAAGCCCTACGCTTAACGGCAATTCGCTCTCTGGGTGCAATTTCGATCGGCCAGAATAACGTCAATCTGGAACGTATTCTGGACCGGTTGAACGAGCTGTCCAAGGAAACCTTCTTCCTGGCCCAGGTGGCTGTCGTGATGGCTCTAGGCCAGATGGAAACGCCGAAAGCGATCCGGATTCTGCATTCCCTAGTAGACCAGACCCCTGATGGCCGAGTCCGCCGGATTGCAGAGGAAGCGATCCAGAAAGTCCAGAAGAGCGTTGGTTCCGATCAGGCTGTGAAGCAGTTGCGCGAGGAACTCGATCAGATCAAGAAAGAAAATCAGGAACTTCGTAGTCGTCTGGAAAGCCTGGAAGCCAAATCCAAGTAA
- the glnA gene encoding type I glutamate--ammonia ligase, with protein MAATPQEVLKRIQDEKIKMIDLKFIDMPGTWQHLTVYHDQIDESSFDSGVPFDGSSIRGWKAINESDMAMVLDPTTAWIDPFMAEPTLSIICSIKEPRTGEPYNRCPRVIAQKAIDYLNATGIGDTAYIGPEAEFFVFEDVRFDQAENKGFYYVDTVEGRWNSGREEAGGNLGYKPRYKEGYFPVAPTDTLQDIRTEMLLTMAACGVPIEKHHHEVATGGQCELGFRFAKLVQAADYLMTYKYCIKNVAKKHGKTVTFMPKPLFNDNGSGMHTHQSIWRDGQPLFWGDGYANLSETALYYIGGLLKHAPALLALTNPTTNSYKRLVPGFEAPVNLAYSQGNRSASVRIPLSGSNPKAKRLEFRCPDATSNPYLAFAAMLCAGIDGIKNKIHPGEPLDVDIYDLSPEELAKVPSTPGSLMDALKALEADHEFLTVGGVFTEDFINTWISYKLDNEVLPMSLRPHPYEFALYYDV; from the coding sequence ATGGCCGCGACCCCACAAGAGGTTTTGAAACGGATTCAAGATGAAAAGATCAAGATGATTGATCTGAAGTTTATTGATATGCCAGGTACCTGGCAGCACCTGACGGTGTACCACGATCAAATTGATGAGAGCAGCTTTGACAGTGGTGTTCCTTTCGATGGTTCCAGCATTCGGGGTTGGAAGGCAATTAACGAGTCGGATATGGCCATGGTGCTGGATCCGACAACGGCCTGGATTGATCCTTTCATGGCGGAGCCAACCCTTAGCATTATTTGTAGTATCAAGGAACCTCGGACTGGCGAACCTTACAACCGTTGTCCCCGTGTGATTGCGCAAAAGGCGATCGATTATTTGAACGCCACGGGTATCGGCGACACTGCCTACATTGGTCCAGAAGCTGAATTCTTTGTGTTTGAAGATGTGCGCTTCGACCAGGCTGAGAACAAAGGATTTTACTACGTTGATACGGTTGAAGGCCGTTGGAACTCTGGTCGGGAAGAAGCAGGTGGCAACCTAGGTTACAAACCCCGCTACAAAGAAGGTTATTTCCCAGTTGCTCCCACCGATACCCTGCAAGATATTCGGACTGAAATGTTGCTGACGATGGCAGCCTGTGGGGTACCGATCGAGAAGCATCACCATGAGGTGGCCACGGGTGGTCAGTGTGAACTGGGTTTCCGCTTTGCCAAGTTGGTCCAGGCCGCTGACTACCTGATGACCTATAAGTACTGCATCAAGAACGTAGCCAAGAAACATGGGAAAACGGTTACATTCATGCCCAAACCCCTGTTCAATGACAACGGTTCTGGGATGCACACCCACCAGTCCATCTGGAGAGATGGTCAACCCCTCTTCTGGGGCGATGGCTATGCCAACCTGAGTGAGACGGCTTTGTATTACATTGGTGGTCTGCTGAAGCATGCGCCAGCGCTATTGGCCCTAACCAACCCGACAACCAACTCTTACAAGCGTCTGGTTCCTGGCTTTGAGGCCCCGGTGAACCTGGCTTACTCCCAGGGTAACCGTTCCGCTTCCGTGCGGATTCCGTTGTCTGGAAGCAATCCTAAAGCGAAGCGCCTGGAATTCCGTTGTCCCGACGCAACCTCCAACCCCTACCTGGCCTTTGCTGCCATGCTCTGTGCGGGGATTGATGGGATTAAGAACAAAATTCATCCGGGTGAGCCTCTGGATGTGGACATCTACGATCTCAGCCCGGAAGAACTGGCGAAGGTTCCTTCCACACCGGGTTCCCTGATGGATGCCCTCAAGGCTCTGGAAGCGGATCACGAGTTCCTGACTGTGGGTGGCGTCTTCACTGAAGACTTCATCAACACCTGGATCAGCTACAAGCTGGACAATGAGGTGCTGCCGATGAGCCTGCGGCCCCATCCCTACGAGTTTGCTCTATACTACGACGTCTAA
- the apcB gene encoding allophycocyanin subunit beta — protein sequence MRDAVTSLIKNYDLTGRYLDRDAMDSLKSYFASGTARVQVAALINANAATIVKQAGLKLFEELPELIRPGGNAYTTRRYAACLRDMDYYLRYASYSLVAGDTDVLDERVLEGLRETYNSLGVPISPTVRGIQIMKDLIKEQAAAAGVDNAIVDQPFDYMTRELSEKDI from the coding sequence ATGCGGGACGCAGTGACGAGCCTGATTAAGAACTATGACCTTACAGGTCGGTATTTAGATCGGGATGCGATGGATTCTCTGAAGTCTTACTTCGCATCAGGTACAGCACGGGTCCAGGTGGCTGCCCTTATTAATGCCAATGCCGCCACAATCGTTAAACAGGCTGGATTAAAACTTTTTGAAGAGCTCCCTGAACTCATTCGGCCCGGTGGGAATGCCTACACAACTCGCCGCTATGCCGCCTGCTTAAGAGATATGGACTATTATCTCCGCTATGCCAGCTATTCCCTGGTTGCCGGAGATACAGACGTTCTGGATGAGCGAGTTCTGGAAGGTTTACGGGAAACCTACAACTCCCTGGGGGTACCCATTAGCCCCACGGTGCGTGGAATTCAGATCATGAAAGACCTGATCAAAGAGCAGGCTGCAGCAGCAGGTGTAGACAATGCTATTGTGGACCAGCCTTTTGACTACATGACCCGTGAATTGAGTGAAAAGGATATCTAG
- the yidD gene encoding membrane protein insertion efficiency factor YidD, translating into MKSLLIWMIRGYQVGISPLFLPACRYQPTCSCYALEAIERFGPWRGGWLALRRILRCHPFHPGGYDPVPLEWPSHQHSSEE; encoded by the coding sequence ATGAAAAGTCTGCTGATCTGGATGATTCGAGGGTACCAAGTTGGAATCTCTCCCCTTTTTCTCCCGGCCTGCCGCTATCAACCCACCTGCTCCTGCTATGCCCTGGAAGCGATCGAGCGGTTTGGCCCCTGGCGTGGAGGGTGGTTGGCGCTGCGACGAATTCTAAGATGTCATCCGTTCCATCCAGGGGGATACGATCCGGTGCCGCTGGAATGGCCCAGTCATCAACACAGTTCCGAAGAATAG
- the rpsD gene encoding 30S ribosomal protein S4: protein MSRYRGPRLRIVRRLGDLPGLTRKSARRAYPPGQHGQDRKKKSEYAIRLEEKQKLRFNYGLTERQLLRYVRKARRASGSTGQVLLQLLEMRLDNTVFRLGMAPTIPAARQLVNHGHVTVNGKSVNIASFHCKAGDVIAIQSSDRSRKMVEQNLQFPGLAHIPSHLEFDKEKLVGKVNGTIEREWVALQVNELLVVEYYSRQA from the coding sequence ATGTCCCGCTATCGAGGTCCGCGCCTCAGAATTGTACGTCGCCTTGGGGATTTGCCAGGTTTGACCCGTAAGTCTGCCAGACGGGCCTATCCACCCGGCCAACATGGTCAGGATCGGAAGAAAAAGTCCGAATATGCCATCCGTCTGGAGGAGAAACAGAAGCTCCGGTTCAATTACGGCCTGACCGAAAGGCAATTGCTTCGCTACGTTCGAAAAGCGAGACGGGCCAGTGGTTCCACCGGTCAGGTTCTGCTGCAATTGCTGGAAATGCGCCTCGACAATACGGTGTTTCGCCTGGGCATGGCCCCCACTATTCCGGCTGCTCGCCAACTTGTCAACCATGGCCACGTCACGGTTAACGGTAAATCCGTTAACATCGCCAGCTTCCACTGTAAAGCTGGGGATGTGATCGCGATTCAGAGTTCCGATCGATCCCGCAAAATGGTTGAGCAGAATCTCCAATTTCCTGGTCTAGCCCATATCCCCAGCCACTTGGAATTTGACAAAGAGAAGCTGGTGGGTAAGGTTAATGGGACTATTGAGCGGGAGTGGGTCGCCCTTCAGGTCAATGAACTGCTTGTGGTGGAATACTACTCCAGACAGGCATAG
- the moaA gene encoding GTP 3',8-cyclase MoaA, which produces MNQVDYLRISLIDRCNFRCQYCMPEGSELSYVLQQDWLTHDELLTLLREVFIPVGFTRFRLTGGEPLLRPGIVKLVEAIAHLPETRDLALTTNAYLLAHLAQDLYDSGLRRINISLDSLNPQTFEQIVGGRMRWQKVWEGIQAAHRVGFSPLKLNVVVIPGVNDHEVLDLAALTLDRAWHVRFIEFMPIGNASLFANEGWIPSEDLRQRIRDRWGLTDSTVLGNGPADVFQIPKAQGTLGFISQMSECFCDRCNRMRLSADGWLRPCLLNETGQIDLRTALRSGISTQTLQNQVSKLLELKPEINFKARESGTSGGYTRTMSQIGG; this is translated from the coding sequence ATGAATCAGGTGGATTATCTTCGCATTAGCCTTATCGATCGTTGCAATTTTCGCTGCCAGTACTGTATGCCAGAGGGCTCAGAACTGAGCTATGTCCTACAGCAGGACTGGCTGACCCACGATGAATTGCTGACCCTTTTGAGAGAGGTGTTCATCCCAGTTGGCTTTACTCGTTTCCGCCTGACGGGGGGAGAACCTCTCCTGCGCCCCGGCATTGTCAAACTGGTAGAGGCCATTGCCCATTTGCCCGAAACTCGCGATCTGGCCCTGACGACCAACGCTTATCTGCTGGCTCATTTGGCTCAAGATTTATATGATTCAGGCTTGCGACGGATCAATATCAGCCTGGATTCCCTCAATCCTCAAACTTTCGAGCAGATTGTAGGCGGGCGGATGCGCTGGCAAAAGGTATGGGAAGGGATTCAGGCGGCTCACCGGGTTGGATTTAGCCCTCTGAAGTTAAATGTGGTGGTGATTCCTGGGGTGAATGACCATGAGGTTCTGGACCTAGCTGCCCTCACCCTCGATCGAGCGTGGCATGTCCGGTTCATTGAGTTTATGCCGATCGGCAACGCCAGCCTGTTTGCCAACGAGGGCTGGATTCCGTCAGAGGACTTGCGTCAGCGCATTCGCGATCGCTGGGGGTTAACAGACTCTACTGTGCTGGGAAATGGCCCAGCAGATGTCTTTCAGATTCCCAAAGCCCAGGGCACCCTGGGCTTTATCAGCCAGATGTCTGAATGTTTTTGCGATCGCTGTAATCGGATGCGTCTTTCTGCCGATGGTTGGCTGCGCCCCTGTCTGCTGAACGAAACAGGCCAGATCGATCTCCGCACAGCTCTGCGATCGGGGATCTCTACTCAAACACTCCAAAACCAGGTAAGCAAGTTACTCGAACTGAAGCCAGAGATTAACTTTAAAGCAAGAGAATCTGGAACATCTGGGGGATATACCCGCACCATGTCCCAGATTGGGGGCTAG
- the guaA gene encoding glutamine-hydrolyzing GMP synthase yields the protein MIVILDFGSQYSELIARRIRETQVYSEVLSYRTTIEQLRQLNPRGIILSGGPSSVYDASAPKCDPEIWDLGIPILGVCYGMQLMVQQQGGEVEKADRGEYGKASLLIDDPTDLLTNVEDGTTMWMSHGDSVTRLPNGFGLLAHTGNTPCAAIAHHQKKLYGVQFHPEVVHSVGGIALIRNFVYHICGCQPTWTTATFVEESIREIRGQVGSKRVLLALSGGVDSSTLAFLLHQAIGDQLTCMFIDQGFMRKLEPERLLKLFQEQFHISVEYVNASERFLASLDGVTDPEEKRKRIGHEFIRVFEEESRRLGPFDYLAQGTLYPDVIESADTNVDPQTGERVAVKIKSHHNVGGLPKDLRFKLVEPLRKLFKDEVRRVGRSLGLPEEIVNRHPFPGPGLAIRILGEVTSERLEILREADFIVRQEINRQDIYHDFWQAFAVLLPIRSVGVMGDQRTYAYPIVLRFVSSEDGMTADWSRVPYDLLELISNRIVNEVPGVNRVVYDITSKPPGTIEWE from the coding sequence ATGATTGTCATCCTGGATTTTGGCTCCCAGTATTCTGAACTGATTGCCCGTCGAATTCGAGAAACCCAGGTTTACTCGGAAGTCCTCTCCTACCGAACCACTATTGAACAGTTGCGGCAGCTCAACCCCAGAGGGATTATTCTTTCGGGTGGCCCCAGCTCTGTTTATGACGCTTCAGCGCCCAAGTGTGACCCGGAAATCTGGGATCTGGGAATTCCGATTTTGGGGGTCTGCTATGGCATGCAACTGATGGTGCAGCAGCAAGGGGGGGAGGTCGAAAAAGCCGATCGAGGCGAATACGGGAAAGCCTCGCTGCTGATCGATGACCCGACGGATTTACTCACTAACGTCGAAGATGGTACCACCATGTGGATGAGCCATGGGGATTCGGTCACCCGTCTGCCGAACGGCTTTGGCCTGCTGGCTCATACTGGGAACACCCCCTGTGCCGCGATCGCGCATCACCAGAAGAAGCTCTACGGGGTTCAATTCCATCCGGAAGTTGTCCATTCGGTGGGCGGCATTGCTCTGATTCGCAATTTTGTTTATCACATTTGTGGCTGTCAGCCCACTTGGACCACGGCAACCTTTGTGGAAGAATCAATCCGAGAGATTCGCGGTCAGGTGGGAAGCAAGCGCGTCCTGCTGGCTCTGTCTGGAGGGGTTGACTCTTCTACCCTGGCGTTTTTACTGCATCAGGCGATTGGGGATCAATTGACCTGCATGTTCATTGATCAGGGCTTCATGCGCAAGCTGGAGCCGGAGCGTCTCCTGAAGCTATTCCAGGAACAATTTCATATTTCGGTTGAGTACGTCAACGCCAGTGAGCGTTTCCTGGCTTCTCTGGATGGGGTCACTGATCCTGAAGAAAAACGGAAGCGAATTGGGCACGAATTTATTCGGGTTTTCGAGGAAGAATCCCGACGTCTCGGTCCCTTCGATTATCTGGCCCAGGGCACCCTTTACCCCGATGTGATTGAGTCAGCCGACACCAATGTCGATCCCCAGACTGGGGAACGGGTAGCCGTTAAGATTAAGAGCCACCACAATGTGGGAGGCTTACCCAAAGACCTGCGCTTTAAGCTGGTTGAACCCCTGCGCAAGCTGTTTAAGGATGAAGTGCGGAGAGTGGGCCGATCTCTGGGCCTACCTGAGGAGATCGTCAACCGCCATCCCTTTCCTGGTCCTGGTCTGGCCATTCGCATTTTGGGTGAAGTGACCTCTGAGCGCCTGGAGATACTGCGCGAAGCAGACTTTATTGTCCGGCAGGAAATCAACCGACAGGATATCTACCACGACTTCTGGCAGGCTTTTGCCGTGCTCTTGCCAATTCGGAGTGTGGGGGTGATGGGGGATCAGCGCACCTATGCCTATCCGATCGTGCTCCGATTTGTCTCCAGCGAAGATGGGATGACGGCAGATTGGTCCCGAGTGCCCTATGATCTGCTAGAGTTAATTTCCAATCGAATTGTGAATGAAGTTCCGGGTGTAAATCGCGTAGTTTATGATATAACTTCTAAACCACCTGGCACGATCGAATGGGAGTAG